The Argopecten irradians isolate NY chromosome 16, Ai_NY, whole genome shotgun sequence genome window below encodes:
- the LOC138310585 gene encoding uncharacterized protein translates to MMEPLQMRITSLVCFVFGLVIYFNMTHKNITPKETHVEESYITPRQPKPKEVYAEESYEPLQSMDHYPNTFPVRHCGSNQTYVDFGSGDILTDEQKANVEKCFSSYMDVIQDSYDAELIDRNIRYTSHSYLTQQSVVIEAGGHRGIDTGEINSRFRPGYYYVLEPVPSFYNLLVQKFNESKNVVVFNFGIDSSDGTFHIQESSNDAVSIFAPRNETGEKIYIVDTTKFFEKISVRSRDVDLITMDCEGCEYAVLDRLLTTDYIRHFRNIQFQPHRIDRICFPLRRYCWYQELLRKTHKLSFQFKFLWENWKQL, encoded by the coding sequence ATGATGGAACCACTACAAATGCGTATCACATCACTCGTGTGTTTTGTCTTTGGATTGGTAATTTACTTCAATATGACACATAAAAACATAACACCAAAGGAAACTCATGTTGAGGAATCGTACATAACACCAAGACAACCAAAACCAAAGGAAGTTTATGCTGAAGAATCGTACGAACCGCTACAATCAATGGACCATTATCCCAACACATTTCCGGTGCGGCATTGTGGGAGTAATCAAACCTATGTTGATTTCGGAAGTGGAGATATTCTAACAGACGAACAGAAAGCAAATGTGGAGAAATGTTTTTCGTCATACATGGATGTAATACAGGATTCATATGACGCAGAACTAATAGATAGAAATATTCGTTATACTTCCCATTCATATCTTACTCAGCAAAGTGTGGTAATCGAGGCGGGCGGACATCGTGGAATTGATACAGGCGAAATCAACTCACGATTCCGTCCCGGGTACTATTATGTACTAGAACCAGTTCCTTCATTTTATAACTTACTTGTGCAAAAATTTAACGAATCTAAAAACGTAGTAGTGTTTAACTTTGGAATCGATTCAAGTGATGGGACGTTTCATATACAAGAGTCTAGTAATGATGCCGTTTCAATATTCGCCCCTCGTAACGAAACCGGAGAGAAAATATACATAGTTGACACTACAAAATTCTTCGAAAAAATATCAGTACGAAGTCGCGACGTTGATCTGATAACAATGGACTGTGAAGGGTGTGAATATGCTGTATTAGACCGTCTTCTTACCACAGACTATATACGTCACTTCCGGAACATTCAATTCCAGCCGCACAGAATCGACAGAATATGTTTTCCGCTACGGCGTTATTGCTGGTATCAAGAATTGTTAAGAAAAACACATAAATTAAGTTTTCAGTTCAAGTTTTTGTGGGAAAATTGGAAACAATTGTAA